The Coffea arabica cultivar ET-39 chromosome 1e, Coffea Arabica ET-39 HiFi, whole genome shotgun sequence genome has a window encoding:
- the LOC113692037 gene encoding uncharacterized protein, which yields MAERWLERIADIFAALNCTEEGQVAFAMFQFEEAAQSWWNMIRAKWDRKQTPRTWVNFTREFNTKFLLPLTQEKREDDFIKCKQGLLSVAEYETLFIKLSKFTPELVATEQRRIRRFIQDLNVEIQEGIAAAQITSFSDAIERVQRIESAKAQLSAFNTRKRNAPSGSRGPVDANAPPLNFGRGMSGVNTSKAPRGTMTRGATSRGAFSRGTSSGKG from the coding sequence ATGGCTGAGAGATGGTTAGAAagaattgctgatatttttgcTGCTCTAAATTGCACGGAGGAAGGGCAAGTGGCATTTGCCATGTTTCAGTTCGAGGAAGCTGCCCAATCATGGTGGAACATGATAAGGGCCAAGTGGGATAGAAAACAGACTCCTaggacttgggtaaactttACCCGGGAGTTTAATACTAAATTCCTCCTTCCGCTAacccaagagaaaagggaagatGATTTCATCAAGTGTAAGCAAGGATTGCTAAGTGTCGCGGAGTACGAGACACTATTCATCAAATTGTCAAAGTTCACCCCTGAGTTGGTGGCGACTGAACAGAGGAGGATAAGGAGGTTTATTCAAGATTTAAATGTGGAAATACAAGAAGGTATAGCAGCGGCCCAAATCACCAGTTTTAGTGATGCAATTGAGAGGGTTCAGAGAATTGAAAGTGCAAAAGCTCAATTGAGTGCCTTTAatacaagaaaaaggaatgCTCCTAGTGGTAGCCGTGGTCCAGTGGATGCGAATGCTCCACCTCTCAATTTTGGGAGAGGAATGAGTGGAGTGAACACCTCGAAAGCACCAAGAGGAACAATGACGAGAGGAGCTACGTCGAGAGGGGCATTTTCTAGAGGGACGTCAAGTGGAAAGGGATAG